DNA from Streptomyces sp. NBC_01476:
GGCGTCGATCGCCGCGAGCGCCTCTTCCCGTGTGTAGTTTCCGGTGTGCCCCATGAGGTGGACGAACTGATCGGTCCACCGCTCACGATCGTTCACCGGCTCGCCGGCGTTGTACTCCTCCTTCGTCTCGTCGGTATTGAAGAAGCTGCTGACGGAAGGGTGGCCCGCGCGGTCGACATGGAGGAGCCGGCCGTCCTCCCGGAGACTGCACCGGCCCCAGACGCGAATCCCGGGGTCGGCCCCGAGTTCACTCGTCGGCAGTTCCACGACCGTCGAGAAGACGTTGGCCTCCGTGTTCGAGTCCACGCCGGTCCACGGTGACCTGCCACCGAGGTGAGGCGCGGTGAAGTTCCGGCCGCCGCTGGTGTCGAAGAGCTTCTGGACCCCGTCGAAGTCGAAGAAGAAGGCGTCGCTGCGACTGCCGGCGAAGAAGGTGTAGGGGCCGGAGTCGACGCGTTTCGCCATGGTGCCGAACGAGACCTCGGCGTCCGTGACGACCTTCTCGCCGACGGCTTCGGGCGAGCGGGCCTCATCGCCACGCGCGATGAAGACACTGAAGGTCTGACGGCCGTCCTGCGGTGGCGAGAAGACGTAACTGATCGCGATCTCGGTGAGACCGTCACCGTCGTTGTCGATGTTGAGACGGTAGATGGCGTCCGGGTGCAGAGCGTCGGCGTTCGGGTTCGCGTTGAGGATGAGCACGGTCCGCGCGGGGTCGGCCGGGGCCTGAAACGCGTAGAGGTCACAGAGGTCGAGCCTTTGGTCCCCGAGCGGTGCGCCAAGGCTGAGACCGGTGAAGTGGTTCGACATCCTGGATTTCCTTTCGCCGGTGACGGGCCGATCGCCAGGCGGAGACGGCGTCAAGGGATGTGAGACCGGGGGAAACGCGGGCGACCCGCCCATACCGAAAGGGACCATCGCACATGATTCGGACAGTGAATCACGGAAGGAGTCAGGAACGCCGGATGCACGGCGGAGGGATGTGTCGGCGACGTGCAGCGGTACGGCCGTGCTCTGCTTCGCCGACCATGAGGGGTCCCTGCTGGTCGGCGCAGCCCGCCGCGCGGGCCTCGACGTCCCCGGCGACCTGGTCGGTGATCGGGGCGAGCGCCGCGACGTCGTACGGATCGGCGAGGCCACACGGTGGGCGCCCAGGGTCGCCGAGATGTGCCCGGTGCGCACCGCGCAGAGTGCGGCCCCGTCGGTCGACGGCTGGCCGGCGCCGGTGAGCGGATTGCGCTGGCTGCCCCCTCTGGCTTCGGACGCGTCGTCCGCCGCCCGCGTCACCGGGTCAAGCCGGGGCACCAGCGGGGGGCTCAGCGCAGGAAGCCCTCGTAGTTGTGCTGCTGGAGCTGGCTCTCCAGCTGCTTCACCGTTTCCAGCCCGACGCCGACG
Protein-coding regions in this window:
- a CDS encoding DUF4331 family protein — translated: MSNHFTGLSLGAPLGDQRLDLCDLYAFQAPADPARTVLILNANPNADALHPDAIYRLNIDNDGDGLTEIAISYVFSPPQDGRQTFSVFIARGDEARSPEAVGEKVVTDAEVSFGTMAKRVDSGPYTFFAGSRSDAFFFDFDGVQKLFDTSGGRNFTAPHLGGRSPWTGVDSNTEANVFSTVVELPTSELGADPGIRVWGRCSLREDGRLLHVDRAGHPSVSSFFNTDETKEEYNAGEPVNDRERWTDQFVHLMGHTGNYTREEALAAIDADAVLPDMLVFDPAKPARYPNGRVFTDDVINHRLAFLSKGDIPPTGLTPHTDFLDAFPYLGNPHPKTA